Proteins encoded by one window of Oligoflexus sp.:
- a CDS encoding transposase, whose product EGFNRKAKLCQRSAYGYRRFKNYRLRVLNMCR is encoded by the coding sequence TTGAAGGCTTCAACAGAAAGGCAAAGCTTTGCCAGAGAAGCGCTTACGGATATAGGCGTTTCAAAAATTATCGACTCAGGGTTTTAAATATGTGCCGGTAG